The proteins below come from a single Candidatus Rokuibacteriota bacterium genomic window:
- the moaA gene encoding GTP 3',8-cyclase MoaA — protein sequence MIRDALARPLRNLRLSVTDRCNLRCQYCMPEEEYVWLPREDILSFEECALLVDVFCDLGVDKVRLTGGEPLLRKGVEALIRMLAANPRITDLAMTTNGVLLAEHAPALRAAGLHRVTVSLDTLRAERFKALARRELHPRVLEGIEAVGRAGFPGLKLDAVVIRGTNDDELVELVEYGRRVGAEVRFIEYMDVGGAIHWSMDRVVSRAEMLEVLGRHYGGVTALVEDSTAPADRFILPDGCVFGIISSTTQPFCRSCDRSRLTADGLWYLCLYATRGTDLRQALRSGATREELKRLIVSTWQERADRGAEERLAMADRRAPLVQIGELKRDPHLEMHTRGG from the coding sequence ATGATCCGCGACGCCCTCGCCCGCCCGCTCCGCAACCTCCGGCTGTCCGTGACCGATCGCTGCAACCTGCGCTGCCAGTACTGCATGCCGGAAGAGGAGTACGTCTGGCTCCCGCGCGAGGACATCCTCTCCTTCGAGGAGTGCGCCCTCCTGGTGGACGTCTTCTGCGACCTCGGCGTGGACAAGGTGCGCCTCACCGGCGGCGAGCCGCTCCTGCGCAAGGGCGTCGAGGCGCTGATCCGGATGCTCGCCGCGAACCCGCGCATCACGGACCTCGCCATGACGACCAATGGAGTCCTGCTGGCCGAGCACGCGCCGGCGCTCCGCGCCGCGGGTCTGCACCGGGTCACCGTGAGCCTCGACACCCTCCGCGCCGAGCGCTTCAAGGCGCTGGCCAGGCGGGAGCTGCACCCGCGCGTGCTCGAGGGGATCGAGGCCGTGGGGCGGGCCGGCTTCCCCGGGCTCAAGCTCGACGCCGTCGTCATCCGGGGTACCAATGACGACGAGCTGGTGGAGCTCGTCGAGTACGGCCGCCGCGTCGGCGCCGAGGTGCGCTTCATCGAGTACATGGACGTGGGCGGGGCCATCCACTGGTCCATGGACCGCGTGGTGTCGCGCGCCGAGATGCTGGAGGTGCTCGGGCGGCACTACGGAGGCGTGACGGCCCTCGTCGAGGACAGCACGGCGCCGGCCGACCGCTTCATCCTCCCCGACGGGTGCGTGTTCGGGATCATCTCCTCCACGACTCAGCCCTTCTGCCGGAGTTGCGACCGGAGCCGGCTCACGGCCGACGGCCTCTGGTACCTCTGCCTCTACGCCACGCGGGGGACGGACCTGCGCCAGGCGCTGCGCTCGGGGGCCACGCGGGAGGAGCTGAAGCGCCTCATCGTCTCCACCTGGCAGGAGCGCGCCGACCGCGGCGCCGAGGAGCGGCTGGCCATGGCTGACCGCCGCGCCCCGCTGGTGCAGATCGGCGAGCTCAAGCGCGACCCCCACCTGGAGATGCACACCCGCGGCGGCTAA
- a CDS encoding Rieske 2Fe-2S domain-containing protein, with amino-acid sequence MARVRLARVAEVGAGEGRVIAAAGTAVALFNVGGAYCAIANECPHRGGPLADGDLHGTVVTCPWHGWRWDVTTGANVNNPVLAVPCFEVSVRDGEVFAEIP; translated from the coding sequence GTGGCGCGCGTGAGACTGGCCCGGGTGGCCGAGGTGGGGGCCGGCGAGGGCCGGGTCATCGCGGCAGCGGGCACGGCCGTCGCGCTCTTCAACGTGGGCGGCGCCTACTGCGCCATCGCCAACGAGTGCCCCCACCGCGGTGGGCCGCTGGCCGATGGTGACCTCCACGGCACCGTCGTCACGTGCCCCTGGCACGGCTGGCGCTGGGATGTGACCACCGGGGCCAACGTCAACAACCCGGTGCTCGCCGTGCCGTGCTTCGAGGTGTCCGTCCGGGACGGCGAGGTCTTCGCCGAGATCCCATGA
- a CDS encoding radical SAM protein: MAGEEGLSRKEWGGRVSVALVYPNTYAVGMSNLGFQTIYAHLNALPDAVCERVFFPDPEDLDEHLRTGTAPFSLESLRPLSEFDLVGFSVTYEGDYINVVRLLQLAGIPARAADRDASHPVVMMGGVCAFSNPEPMAPFMDFVAVGEGEELVGEIVAAYRESGAAREPGSRRGFLEALARLGGIYIPGAYDVRHAADGTIAEVVPTSPGVPQIVAKRRLADVNRFETLSLLKTPRAEYGHMALLEVGKGCGRGCRFCLEGQIYRPVRHRSVAALRESVAQIAKGSRRVGLVGACVSDYPWIGELLEALEEHGVELSISSLRADSLTEPLVASLARGGHRTLTMAPEAGTERLRLAIRKPITDEHLVAACDLVRRHGIPNLKCYFMIGLPTETREDVEAIGELAARLLRRLQVPGPDGHPFGRLTLSISSFVPKPWTPFQWAPFEDHRVLEDKLDLIKRAVRRLSTVRVLHENPREAALQALLARGDRRVADFVELAATLGGDWRRALREWDGDPAFYTRRPRSLDEVLPWDHFQVGVKKANLVKEWERAGLALEELLPWRA, translated from the coding sequence GTGGCCGGCGAGGAGGGCCTCTCCCGGAAGGAATGGGGGGGCCGCGTCTCGGTGGCGCTCGTCTACCCGAACACCTACGCGGTCGGGATGTCCAACCTGGGCTTCCAGACCATCTACGCCCACCTGAACGCGCTTCCCGACGCGGTCTGCGAGCGGGTCTTCTTCCCCGACCCCGAGGATCTCGACGAGCATCTGCGGACGGGCACGGCACCCTTCTCCCTGGAATCGCTCCGCCCGCTGTCGGAGTTCGATCTGGTGGGCTTCTCGGTCACCTACGAGGGGGACTACATCAACGTGGTGCGGCTGCTCCAGCTGGCGGGCATCCCCGCCCGGGCGGCGGATCGAGACGCCTCGCATCCCGTCGTCATGATGGGCGGCGTCTGCGCCTTCTCGAACCCGGAGCCGATGGCGCCCTTCATGGACTTCGTGGCCGTGGGCGAGGGCGAGGAGCTCGTGGGCGAGATCGTCGCCGCCTACCGCGAGAGTGGGGCCGCGCGGGAGCCCGGCTCGCGCCGGGGCTTCCTCGAGGCGCTGGCGCGGCTCGGGGGGATCTACATCCCGGGCGCCTATGACGTCCGCCATGCCGCCGACGGGACCATCGCGGAGGTCGTCCCGACCTCGCCTGGTGTGCCGCAGATCGTCGCCAAGCGCCGGCTCGCCGACGTCAACCGCTTCGAGACCCTGTCGCTCCTCAAGACGCCGCGAGCGGAGTACGGTCACATGGCGCTCCTCGAGGTTGGCAAGGGCTGCGGCCGCGGCTGCCGCTTCTGCCTGGAAGGGCAGATCTACCGCCCCGTGCGGCATCGGAGCGTGGCCGCGCTGCGCGAGTCGGTCGCGCAGATCGCGAAGGGCTCCAGGCGCGTGGGGCTCGTGGGCGCCTGCGTGTCGGACTACCCGTGGATCGGCGAGCTCCTGGAGGCGCTGGAGGAGCACGGGGTGGAGCTGTCCATCTCCTCGCTCCGGGCCGACAGCCTCACCGAGCCCCTGGTCGCCTCGCTGGCACGGGGCGGGCACCGCACGCTGACCATGGCGCCGGAGGCCGGCACCGAGCGCCTCCGACTCGCCATCCGCAAGCCCATCACCGACGAGCATCTCGTCGCGGCCTGCGACCTGGTGCGGCGCCACGGCATCCCGAACCTCAAGTGCTACTTCATGATCGGCCTGCCGACGGAGACGCGCGAGGATGTCGAGGCCATCGGCGAGCTGGCCGCGCGGCTCCTCCGGCGCCTGCAGGTCCCCGGGCCCGACGGCCACCCCTTCGGCCGGCTCACGCTGTCCATCTCCTCCTTCGTGCCCAAGCCCTGGACCCCCTTCCAGTGGGCCCCGTTCGAGGACCATCGGGTGCTGGAGGACAAGCTCGACCTGATCAAGCGCGCGGTGCGGCGGCTGTCCACCGTCCGCGTGCTGCACGAGAACCCGCGCGAGGCGGCGCTCCAGGCGCTGCTGGCCCGCGGCGACCGGCGCGTGGCCGACTTCGTGGAGCTGGCGGCCACGCTGGGCGGCGACTGGCGGCGCGCGCTGCGCGAGTGGGACGGCGACCCGGCCTTCTACACGCGGCGGCCGCGCTCGCTTGACGAGGTCCTGCCGTGGGATCACTTCCAGGTCGGCGTGAAGAAGGCCAACCTCGTCAAGGAGTGGGAGCGGGCCGGGCTCGCGCTCGAGGAGCTGCTGCCGTGGCGCGCGTGA
- a CDS encoding YjbQ family protein, with the protein MTVQTLKVVRKTFTMLSEKRTQVLDITKQIRDLMLAADIKEGILLANSLHTTCALFVNEFQGALVEDLKAMVDRLVPDHAGYRHDDPRYSDCERGNASSHLRAALLGRSVAVGISGGELALGRFQSILFAELDGPRPRTIDIQIMGV; encoded by the coding sequence GTGACTGTGCAGACCCTCAAGGTGGTGCGGAAGACCTTCACGATGCTGAGCGAGAAGCGCACCCAGGTCCTGGACATCACCAAGCAGATCCGCGACCTCATGCTCGCCGCTGACATCAAGGAAGGCATCCTCCTCGCCAACTCGCTGCACACCACCTGCGCGCTCTTCGTCAACGAGTTCCAGGGAGCCCTCGTGGAGGACCTCAAGGCGATGGTGGACCGGCTGGTCCCCGACCACGCGGGCTACCGCCACGATGATCCGCGCTACTCCGACTGCGAGCGCGGGAACGCCTCCTCCCATCTCCGGGCCGCCCTCCTGGGCCGGAGCGTGGCCGTCGGGATCAGCGGCGGCGAGCTGGCGCTGGGGCGCTTCCAGTCCATCCTGTTCGCCGAGCTGGACGGGCCGCGCCCGCGCACCATCGACATCCAGATCATGGGCGTCTAG
- the galT gene encoding galactose-1-phosphate uridylyltransferase encodes MAELRKDPVVGRWVIISTERARRPSDFAPQPVQRVGGVCVFCPGQEGHTPAEILAVRSPGSRPNQPGWSVRVVPNKFPALRIEGELEPAGEGLYDRMSGVGAHEVIIETPDHGAALASLPEATVADVLWAYRERMRDLGKDSRFRYVMVFKNHGEAAGASLAHPHSQLIATPIVPAMVTEEIEGAERHFRLKKRCIWCDIIRQERRSGGRIIVESDGFVALAPFAPRLPFETWILPAGHRSRFEETEVRDLGPLARLLGEILRRMGRVLGDPPFNYMLHSAPLRAGALDHFHWHLEIIPKLTRVAGFEWGTGFFINPVPPEDAVQYLRGEERGSPVS; translated from the coding sequence ATGGCTGAGCTCCGCAAGGACCCGGTGGTGGGGCGCTGGGTCATCATCTCCACGGAGCGCGCGCGGCGCCCCTCGGACTTCGCGCCGCAGCCGGTCCAGCGTGTGGGGGGCGTCTGCGTGTTCTGTCCGGGGCAGGAGGGGCATACCCCGGCCGAGATCCTCGCGGTCCGCAGCCCCGGCAGCCGGCCCAACCAGCCCGGCTGGAGCGTGCGGGTCGTCCCCAACAAGTTCCCGGCGCTCCGCATCGAGGGGGAGCTGGAGCCCGCCGGGGAAGGCCTCTACGATCGGATGAGCGGAGTGGGTGCCCACGAGGTGATCATCGAGACGCCGGACCATGGGGCCGCGCTCGCCAGCCTGCCGGAGGCCACGGTCGCCGATGTGCTCTGGGCCTATCGCGAGCGCATGCGGGACCTCGGCAAGGACAGCCGGTTTCGCTACGTGATGGTCTTCAAGAATCACGGGGAGGCCGCCGGGGCCTCCCTCGCGCATCCCCACTCCCAGCTGATCGCCACCCCCATCGTGCCCGCCATGGTGACGGAGGAGATCGAGGGGGCGGAGCGGCACTTCCGCCTCAAGAAGCGCTGCATCTGGTGCGACATCATCCGGCAGGAGCGCCGCTCAGGTGGGCGCATCATCGTCGAGAGCGATGGCTTCGTGGCCCTGGCGCCCTTCGCCCCGCGCCTGCCCTTCGAGACCTGGATCCTGCCTGCCGGGCATCGCTCCCGCTTCGAGGAGACGGAGGTCCGCGACCTCGGCCCGCTGGCGCGGCTCCTGGGAGAGATCCTGCGGCGAATGGGGCGGGTCCTCGGGGATCCGCCCTTCAACTACATGCTCCACAGCGCGCCGCTGAGGGCGGGGGCGCTCGACCACTTCCACTGGCATCTCGAGATCATCCCCAAGCTCACGCGGGTGGCGGGGTTCGAGTGGGGGACGGGGTTCTTCATCAACCCGGTTCCGCCGGAGGACGCCGTCCAGTACCTGCGCGGGGAGGAGCGCGGGTCGCCCGTAAGTTGA
- a CDS encoding NAD(P)-dependent glycerol-3-phosphate dehydrogenase: MSAVGIIGAGSWGTALAIHLARRGLSPRLWARDPALARELRERARNPRYLPGIALPPGILATSEGGEALGGASIVIVAVPSQFLRAVMARLGTVVPRGAIVVSATKGLEPDRGLRVSQLLGEILPGSPVAVLSGPSFAREVALGLPTALVVASGDRQVARFVQQELASPEFRLYTNRDVIGVELAGALKNVVAIAAGLSDSLYLGENARAALVTRGLAEIVRLGVAFGASARTFLGLAGLGDLVLTATGTLSRNRALGLEVGRGKSLAEVEGSTRSVAEGARTVASALRLAAEAKVSMPICEAVASVLHGGTPAARALAGLLARSLQAEDEGDDG, translated from the coding sequence ATGAGCGCGGTCGGCATCATCGGCGCCGGGAGCTGGGGGACGGCGCTGGCCATCCACCTCGCCCGCCGGGGTCTCAGTCCCCGGCTCTGGGCGCGCGATCCCGCTCTCGCCCGCGAGCTACGGGAGCGAGCGCGGAATCCCCGGTACCTGCCCGGTATCGCCCTTCCCCCCGGCATCCTGGCGACCTCCGAGGGCGGCGAGGCCCTCGGCGGCGCCAGCATCGTGATCGTTGCCGTGCCGTCGCAGTTCCTGCGGGCGGTGATGGCGAGGCTGGGCACGGTCGTGCCGCGGGGGGCCATCGTCGTCTCGGCCACCAAGGGGCTCGAGCCCGATCGGGGACTCCGCGTCTCCCAGCTCCTCGGGGAGATCCTGCCCGGCTCGCCCGTCGCGGTCCTCTCGGGTCCGTCCTTCGCGCGCGAGGTCGCGCTGGGGCTGCCGACGGCACTCGTCGTCGCCTCTGGGGACCGGCAGGTGGCACGCTTTGTCCAGCAGGAACTTGCCTCTCCTGAGTTCAGGCTCTACACGAATCGAGACGTCATCGGCGTCGAGCTGGCCGGGGCCCTGAAGAACGTGGTGGCCATCGCCGCTGGGCTGTCCGACAGCCTCTACCTGGGCGAGAACGCGCGGGCGGCGCTGGTCACGCGCGGTCTGGCCGAGATCGTGCGCCTCGGCGTGGCCTTCGGGGCCTCCGCGCGCACCTTTCTCGGCCTGGCCGGCCTTGGCGACCTCGTCCTCACCGCCACGGGCACGCTCAGCCGGAACCGGGCGCTGGGCCTGGAGGTGGGGCGCGGCAAGAGCCTGGCTGAGGTCGAGGGGAGCACCCGGAGCGTGGCCGAAGGGGCGCGGACGGTCGCCTCGGCCCTCCGTCTCGCGGCGGAAGCCAAAGTGAGCATGCCGATCTGCGAGGCAGTGGCTTCGGTGCTCCATGGCGGTACTCCGGCGGCCCGCGCCCTGGCCGGGCTCCTGGCTCGCTCGCTCCAGGCGGAGGACGAGGGGGACGATGGCTGA